Proteins encoded together in one Chitinophaga lutea window:
- a CDS encoding DUF417 family protein: MKMLQAISRLDKAGVKFLRMAIAVILIWIGALKAAPYEAEGIAHFVSNSPFMRFFYHHPDEYKQHRNKEGELVPENRAWHKTNNTYGYAYGLGALLTGMGLLLLLNGVNPLLGVAGGVLTFIMAIGTLSFLVTTPETWVPALGDAQHGFPYLSGPGRMVLKDLVMMGGAVVVAADSARQYLQKK; the protein is encoded by the coding sequence ATGAAAATGTTACAGGCCATCAGCCGGCTGGACAAAGCCGGCGTAAAATTTCTCCGTATGGCGATTGCCGTTATCCTCATCTGGATAGGCGCGCTGAAGGCGGCGCCTTATGAAGCGGAAGGCATCGCGCATTTTGTATCCAACAGTCCGTTCATGCGCTTCTTTTACCATCACCCGGACGAATACAAACAACACAGGAACAAAGAAGGCGAGCTGGTGCCAGAAAACCGTGCCTGGCACAAAACGAACAATACCTACGGGTACGCGTACGGCCTGGGCGCCCTGCTGACGGGCATGGGCCTCCTGCTGCTGCTCAATGGCGTGAATCCCTTGCTGGGCGTGGCTGGCGGGGTGCTGACGTTTATCATGGCTATCGGCACTTTGTCGTTCCTGGTCACCACGCCCGAAACATGGGTGCCGGCCCTCGGCGATGCGCAGCATGGTTTTCCGTACCTCTCCGGGCCGGGGCGAATGGTGCTGAAAGACCTGGTGATGATGGGCGGCGCCGTGGTGGTGGCCGCGGATTCGGCGAGGCAATACCTGCAAAAAAAATAG
- a CDS encoding helix-turn-helix domain-containing protein → MQSYTIHRRPGEEPLAECRAINNQTSWERRPMYTLISVPEGVYQCTTDLSAYTFEGPALLFFTPFQQYALQSEAPFEGRQLYFHSDFYCIEKHRHEVACNGVLFNNVYAPPFVLLDPENAAAADNYLRLLREDMQRAQDVARNDMVIAHLKILLIIATRLKLKQTGEAGEGLPGKAAPQLQQLHHLIESNFSRWHKPADYAEALHLSVKALSRLTGKYLFKTPSALIAERIVQEAKRALHFSHLSVKEIAVNTGFSDPFYFSRLFKKHTGVSPKEFREQVGVVILA, encoded by the coding sequence ATGCAATCATACACCATTCACCGCCGGCCCGGAGAGGAGCCGCTGGCGGAGTGCAGGGCTATCAACAATCAAACATCCTGGGAACGGAGACCGATGTACACGCTGATCAGTGTGCCGGAGGGCGTTTACCAGTGTACGACAGACCTTTCCGCATATACATTTGAAGGCCCTGCATTGCTTTTTTTTACGCCATTCCAGCAATACGCACTGCAATCCGAAGCGCCTTTCGAAGGCCGGCAATTATATTTCCACAGCGACTTTTACTGTATCGAAAAACACCGGCACGAGGTAGCCTGCAACGGCGTCCTGTTCAATAACGTGTATGCGCCACCGTTCGTGCTGCTCGATCCGGAGAACGCGGCGGCGGCGGACAATTACCTGCGTTTGCTCCGGGAGGACATGCAGCGTGCGCAGGACGTGGCGCGGAACGATATGGTGATCGCCCACCTGAAAATCCTGCTGATCATCGCCACGCGCCTCAAGCTCAAACAGACGGGCGAAGCAGGCGAGGGGCTGCCGGGAAAAGCCGCCCCGCAATTGCAGCAGCTCCACCACCTGATCGAGTCCAACTTCTCGCGGTGGCACAAGCCGGCGGATTATGCGGAGGCGCTCCACCTCTCCGTCAAAGCCCTTTCCCGCCTCACCGGCAAATACCTGTTCAAAACGCCGTCGGCCCTCATCGCCGAGCGCATCGTGCAGGAAGCGAAGCGGGCATTGCATTTCTCGCATCTCAGCGTGAAGGAAATCGCCGTCAACACCGGTTTTTCGGACCCTTTTTATTTCAGCCGCCTGTTTAAAAAACACACGGGCGTATCGCCCAAAGAGTTCCGGGAGCAGGTGGGCGTGGTCATTCTGGCGTAG